The Planctomycetota bacterium genomic interval TTTAAGTCAATAACAGGCTCTAAACGGCGAAGCAATGCCAAGTGGTCAGGTGATTCGATCGACCATTGCTGCTCGCCCTTGAACCATTCGTCATAACGGTGGTAGGTGACTGCGCCATTCGTCACCTTGCGACGCACGTAGTCGCATTCTTTGGAAGTGGCGTCGGTCAATCTGAAGTAATCAACATGTTTCTTATGCGCTCCATGCCGCATGACGAAGATGCCTGGGTAGCACGTCACGTCAGGTTCAAAGGGAGATGCTTGCGCTAAATCGAGTACATATTCGACAGCGAAGCGCTCCGCTATCAATCCCCGCAGCTTCTTGCCATACTTGTTCTTGGCAAATCGGTCAGGACAAATGAATGCGAGCCGCCCCTCTTTTTCCAGCAGTTGCAAGCTTCGCTCAAAAAAGGCGACGTACAGGTCGGCACGGTCGTAAAAGCACTTGAGCGACGATCGGTATCGTTCAAGTTTTGCTTTGGGGATTGCTTCCTGCCGAACGTAGGGCGGATTGCCAACGACCAAATCGAACTTGCGATCGAAATCATGCTCTAGAAAATCGCCGATGACGACCCAATGACCTGCCAACTTGTTCGCCAGGCTCTTCGAGACTCCTTCGGTCACAAGTGCTTCGGCCACGCGATCTCGGCAAATGGCAACCGCGTCGTGATCTCGATCAATCGCGAAGATGCAATCGGCGACTTCAGCAAAAGATTCCGGAATCCCTCCGGCATGCACAAGCCGAACGGCCGCCGCTACGGTGAATGCTCCCTCGCCACAGCCGGGGTCCAGCAACTTTGTTGATCGCTCACCGGTGTATTGCGCAAGATCGAGCATCAACGCAACGATATGTGGCTTGGTAAAGACCTGGCCATGCACAGCTACTTGCGGCGAATCGTCGATCTTGCGGTAGACACTGAATGCCTGTTCCATGCTGGCGCACTCTCGGAGCATCCGTGATGACTGGGCGACGCGAGAAAGCGGATGGGGAGGGATTCGAACCCCCGGATGCCTTGCGACATCGGCGGTTTTCAAGACCGCTGCCTTAAACCACTCAGCCACCCATCCGGCTGCGAGTTCGCCCCGCCAGTTTACCAATTCTGTCAGTAGGCACACTAGGGGCGGTCGAGTTCGCTGCCGTGTCTAGGTTGGGTTGTGGCGTTGAATCGAGAATCCCCCCACACTTCTCAATGAGCCGAGGGTTGGGAGCGCAGGTCGCGGGCGAGACGCCGCTAGTCCCGGTTGGGATAGACGTCTAAGTCCTGGCGGCCGAAGTTGTAGTCGGACCAGCGGCTGTTGTAGCTCGGCGACTGAGCTGGATACCAGGTCGACGACGACGGTGTCGAGCGAACGGATGGCGAGGGCTGCGAATGGTAATTGGCAGACTCGCGACTGCGAAATGCGCGAAACCGACCGGCCCTGCCCCAGGTCGGAGTCAGCAGCACCGCTGCCCCAGCGACCACGGCCAGTGGCACTCGCGTCAAAGAATGAATCGTCATAGGGCACCTTGCGCGAGAAAGGCAGGATCAGTTCGTCAGCCGAGGATTATTGCATCCGATTAGCCACGGTTTCGCCGTCAAACCTTCGATTCACGCCAAAACGGCACTTTAATCACCGCCTGCTACTTGGACATCAATGCCGCAAGGCGAATCTGAGCGATGCCCAGGGCGAGCAATAAAGTGGCCTAGAATCCAACAACACTGGACGGAGCAGAGGATTGTTTCAGGACATCGCCACTGATTAAATGGAGGCCGCTGGCTGGCAACCAGATGACACCCGCGCCTGAGGCGTACACGAAGCCGGACGCGGTTCCAATGAAGGAAGGCAGAAAATGTTGCGCACATCGTTAACATTGATCCTTTGGGCTGGGCTTGTGGCCCCCATCGCTGCCGAGCCAACCCGAGAGTCAGTCGCTCGGGGCAAAGCTGCGACGGCCTTCGTTCATTTTGGGAGTGCCGAGGGATCGGCGACGGCGTTTTGTATCGATGCCGAGTCAGGAATCTTCGTCACGAATCAGCATGTGGTCAAAAAGCTTCCCAACAACGGAAGGCTGCAACTCGTCGTCGATCCAAGCAGCGATCGCCCGCGCGAGCTGCTGGCGCGGGTGTTGCGAACCGACGTGGAAGCGGACCTGGCGATTCTAAAGGCAGTCGATCATGCCGAAGGGTTGACGGCGCTGGAGTTGGGCGACGACACCGCACTCTTTGAAACGATGTCAGCCACGACATTTGGCTTTCCATTCGGAAAGCAACTGGCAGCCAAAACGGAAAAGTTTCCCGAAGTCAGCGTGAGCATCGGGCGCGTCACCGCCTTGCGGCGCAAGCAGGGCAAGCTTGATCGTATCCAGCTTGACGCCACGCTGAACCCTGGCAACTCCGGTGGCCCTGTCATCGATGAGAATGGGAAACTCATCGGGGTTGTCAACGCTGGCATCTTTGCCACAGGGGTCAACTTTGCCATCCCCACCAGCAAGCTAGAGGCCTTGCTTGCCAAGCCGATCGTTTCGTTTACGCCACCGGCCATCAAGGCCGAGGAGCAAAGTGCCACCACATCGTTCGAGGCCTCGATCGTGTCGCTGGCAAAGACCGCCGAGCAATATGTAGTTGAGCTCGAATTGCGCGGGGGGGGGGCAACCGGTGCGAAAGTTCGCCACTCGACGGGGGGCGGAAAGTAAATATGTCGGCGAGTTCGTGGCGATTCCAAAGCCGGATAGCCCAAAAGTCAATGCAGACGGGCAGGATGTCTGGTTGGACGCGACCGCAACGCTCGGCAGTGGGAAAGTTGAAGGAAAACTGCTCAATCAATCGTTTTCGGTGAATGGAGAGTCGTTGCGTTTCGACAATGTGCGA includes:
- a CDS encoding Eco57I restriction-modification methylase domain-containing protein encodes the protein MEQAFSVYRKIDDSPQVAVHGQVFTKPHIVALMLDLAQYTGERSTKLLDPGCGEGAFTVAAAVRLVHAGGIPESFAEVADCIFAIDRDHDAVAICRDRVAEALVTEGVSKSLANKLAGHWVVIGDFLEHDFDRKFDLVVGNPPYVRQEAIPKAKLERYRSSLKCFYDRADLYVAFFERSLQLLEKEGRLAFICPDRFAKNKYGKKLRGLIAERFAVEYVLDLAQASPFEPDVTCYPGIFVMRHGAHKKHVDYFRLTDATSKECDYVRRKVTNGAVTYHRYDEWFKGEQQWSIESPDHLALLRRLEPVIDL
- a CDS encoding trypsin-like peptidase domain-containing protein, translated to MLRTSLTLILWAGLVAPIAAEPTRESVARGKAATAFVHFGSAEGSATAFCIDAESGIFVTNQHVVKKLPNNGRLQLVVDPSSDRPRELLARVLRTDVEADLAILKAVDHAEGLTALELGDDTALFETMSATTFGFPFGKQLAAKTEKFPEVSVSIGRVTALRRKQGKLDRIQLDATLNPGNSGGPVIDENGKLIGVVNAGIFATGVNFAIPTSKLEALLAKPIVSFTPPAIKAEEQSATTSFEASIVSLAKTAEQYVVELELRGGGATGAKVRHSTGGGK